The following proteins are co-located in the Desulfovibrio intestinalis genome:
- a CDS encoding DUF1848 domain-containing protein, which yields MKWPLVTINTESGTVRAVAPSLLAVSRATDVPAFYMPWFIKRLQAGYACWVNPFSGKPQYVSLTRARAVVFWSKNPGSLIQYQTELEARGFAYYVQFTLNDYEAEGWEPGLPPISQRVETFRQLAGLLGPERVVWRFDPLMLAANSGSRMLTCEDLLDRLERLAASLAGCTTKLVFSFADIAPYRKVAGNLRRKGVIWRDFTPAEMRYMAAAIAAICARNGMRAFTCGEKIDLSAQGVAHNRCTDPELILRLTSRHPDILDLFGLAAAEQMGLPGVRSVLGSSLEAEYSRDSGQRAVCLCVPCKDVGQYNTCPHGCIYCYANTSEVVARKNFHAHNVDGESIAAMPGNVTGK from the coding sequence ATGAAATGGCCTCTTGTTACCATAAATACCGAGTCCGGCACAGTGCGGGCCGTGGCTCCCTCGCTGTTGGCGGTGAGCCGCGCCACAGATGTTCCGGCTTTTTACATGCCCTGGTTCATAAAAAGGTTACAGGCCGGGTATGCCTGCTGGGTCAACCCTTTCAGCGGCAAGCCGCAGTATGTGTCGCTGACTCGCGCCCGCGCCGTTGTCTTCTGGAGCAAGAATCCCGGATCTCTTATCCAGTACCAGACAGAGCTGGAGGCGCGCGGGTTTGCCTACTATGTGCAGTTTACGCTTAACGATTATGAGGCTGAAGGCTGGGAGCCGGGACTACCGCCAATTTCACAGCGGGTAGAAACGTTCCGCCAGCTGGCGGGTTTGTTGGGGCCGGAACGTGTGGTGTGGCGGTTCGATCCTCTTATGCTGGCCGCCAACTCCGGCAGCCGTATGCTCACCTGTGAAGATTTGCTGGATCGGCTGGAGCGGCTGGCTGCATCCCTTGCGGGCTGCACGACAAAACTTGTTTTCAGCTTTGCCGACATTGCTCCTTACCGCAAGGTGGCGGGTAATTTGCGGCGCAAGGGTGTAATCTGGAGAGATTTTACGCCTGCCGAAATGCGCTATATGGCGGCAGCCATAGCGGCCATTTGCGCTCGGAATGGCATGCGGGCCTTCACTTGCGGCGAAAAGATAGATCTGTCTGCTCAGGGTGTGGCCCACAACCGTTGCACTGACCCTGAACTCATACTTCGCCTGACTTCCCGTCACCCCGATATACTGGATCTTTTCGGCCTTGCCGCTGCTGAACAAATGGGGCTGCCGGGCGTGCGCAGCGTTTTGGGCTCTTCATTGGAAGCAGAGTATTCCCGTGATTCCGGCCAGCGGGCGGTCTGCCTGTGTGTGCCCTGCAAAGACGTAGGCCAGTACAACACCTGCCCGCACGGCTGCATCTACTGCTATGCCAACACCTCAGAAGTGGTGGCGCGCAAGAATTTTCATGCACACAACGTGGACGGGGAATCCATAGCGGCCATGCCCGGCAACGTTACCGGAAAATAA
- a CDS encoding ABC transporter permease, protein MKQNLWLQQLFALVRKEFQQIVRDPSSYLVAGVLPLIFLLLFGFGITLDAGVLRLAVLNESGGRHSLDLAANFAHSPWFSTHGVGSMDEAARLMRDSGVQGILVFRQDFDAALERGGVGELQVLVDGSEPNTAQYIQSYSQGLVTRWQTTSLPGGVAAQQPINLQTRFWYNPAAKSVQFLVPGAITVIMTLIGTLLTSLVFAREWERGTMEAMFATPVSRMQLLLGKLIPYFCMGMFSMALCAGAAVLLFAVPFRGSWLVLLLLSSVFMLSALGQGLLISVTLRGQLVAAEAGLFSGFLPALLLSGFVFDINSMPPVLQALTRLLPVSYFNTCLRTIFLTGDVWEIFAPSLAFMGLLAAILLGLVYKNLVKRLDV, encoded by the coding sequence ATGAAGCAAAACCTCTGGCTCCAGCAGCTGTTTGCCCTTGTCCGTAAGGAATTTCAGCAAATCGTGCGCGACCCGTCCTCCTATCTGGTGGCCGGGGTTTTGCCGCTGATCTTTCTGCTGCTCTTCGGGTTTGGCATCACGCTGGATGCGGGCGTGCTGCGCCTTGCTGTGCTCAATGAAAGTGGCGGCAGGCATTCCCTGGACCTTGCAGCCAACTTTGCGCACTCGCCCTGGTTTTCCACGCATGGCGTCGGCAGTATGGACGAGGCCGCCCGGCTAATGCGCGATTCTGGCGTGCAGGGAATTCTGGTGTTCAGGCAGGATTTCGACGCGGCGCTGGAGCGTGGCGGGGTGGGGGAACTGCAGGTTCTGGTGGACGGATCTGAACCCAATACGGCTCAGTATATCCAGAGCTACAGTCAGGGGCTTGTGACCCGGTGGCAGACCACGTCCTTGCCCGGCGGTGTGGCGGCGCAGCAGCCCATTAATCTGCAAACCCGCTTCTGGTACAATCCTGCGGCCAAAAGCGTGCAATTTTTGGTGCCGGGGGCCATTACGGTTATCATGACGCTCATCGGCACCTTGCTGACGTCTCTGGTTTTCGCCCGCGAGTGGGAACGCGGCACTATGGAGGCAATGTTTGCAACGCCGGTCAGCCGCATGCAGCTGTTGCTGGGCAAACTCATACCCTATTTCTGCATGGGCATGTTCAGCATGGCCCTGTGCGCAGGGGCGGCAGTGCTGCTTTTTGCCGTGCCATTTCGCGGGTCCTGGCTGGTGCTGTTGTTGCTGTCTTCAGTCTTCATGCTCAGTGCGCTTGGACAAGGGTTGCTGATTTCCGTGACGCTGCGCGGGCAGCTTGTGGCCGCAGAGGCTGGCCTGTTTTCTGGTTTTCTGCCAGCGCTGCTGTTGTCGGGTTTTGTTTTTGACATCAATAGCATGCCTCCCGTTTTACAGGCCCTTACCCGGCTGTTGCCCGTCAGTTATTTCAATACCTGCCTGCGCACCATTTTTCTGACAGGCGATGTGTGGGAGATTTTTGCTCCCAGTTTGGCTTTTATGGGGCTGCTGGCTGCCATATTGCTGGGGCTGGTTTACAAAAATCTCGTCAAAAGGCTGGATGTGTGA
- a CDS encoding flavodoxin family protein: MKVLLINGSPHPKGCTFTALSTVATQLEKNGVESQMIQIGSKVIRGCIACGKCKDTGYCIFKDDPVNDVIDLLRAADGVVVGSPVYYAGPNATLCALLDRVFFMKSAPYAFKPAAAVVSCRRGGASASFDRLNKYFTIARMPVVSSQYWNSVHGNNAEEVVQDKEGMQIMRTLGDNMAWLVKCIAAGKTAGINPPTPESWDATNFIR, translated from the coding sequence ATGAAGGTGCTTCTTATCAACGGCAGCCCGCATCCCAAGGGCTGTACTTTCACGGCGCTGTCAACCGTTGCAACGCAACTGGAAAAGAACGGCGTCGAAAGCCAGATGATCCAGATCGGATCCAAAGTCATACGCGGCTGTATTGCCTGTGGAAAATGCAAAGATACGGGCTACTGTATCTTCAAAGATGACCCGGTCAATGACGTGATTGACCTGCTGCGCGCCGCTGATGGCGTGGTTGTTGGCTCCCCCGTGTACTATGCAGGCCCCAACGCTACGCTCTGCGCGCTGCTGGACCGTGTGTTCTTCATGAAATCCGCGCCTTATGCCTTCAAGCCCGCAGCAGCCGTTGTAAGCTGCCGTCGTGGTGGGGCCAGCGCGTCTTTCGACAGGCTGAACAAGTACTTCACCATTGCCCGCATGCCCGTGGTTTCTTCGCAGTACTGGAACTCCGTGCACGGCAACAATGCCGAAGAAGTGGTGCAGGACAAGGAAGGCATGCAGATCATGCGTACCCTTGGCGACAATATGGCGTGGCTTGTCAAATGCATTGCCGCTGGCAAGACCGCCGGAATCAATCCGCCCACCCCTGAATCCTGGGATGCTACCAACTTTATCCGTTAG
- a CDS encoding SDR family NAD(P)-dependent oxidoreductase, with product MKFTGSIVIVTGASTGVGEAIAQALFEHGLTVVITARGLSGAADTARRIDPSGARAVAMEVDVRDHLSVKNLVDSVMKRFGALHYMVNNAGITGPHGVSICDYSVDDWQDVMQTDVSGVFYGMKYAIPAILASGGGAVLNLSAVNGAVGIPGIAPYTAAKHAVLGLTRSAALEYATAGVRINAIAPGYVDTPRMKELPDDVRQQMAATHPMGRMAEPSEVGRTAAFLLSDEASFITGGFYPVDGGYTAR from the coding sequence ATGAAATTTACTGGCAGTATAGTTATCGTTACCGGGGCCTCCACTGGCGTTGGTGAAGCAATCGCGCAGGCTTTGTTCGAGCATGGCCTTACGGTCGTCATTACGGCACGCGGGCTTTCTGGCGCTGCAGACACCGCCCGGCGTATTGATCCTTCAGGTGCGCGGGCTGTGGCGATGGAAGTTGATGTCAGAGACCACCTTTCAGTGAAAAATCTTGTGGATTCCGTAATGAAGCGCTTCGGCGCGCTCCATTACATGGTCAACAATGCGGGTATTACCGGGCCGCACGGCGTATCCATCTGCGATTACAGCGTCGACGACTGGCAGGATGTCATGCAGACGGACGTGAGCGGCGTCTTTTATGGTATGAAGTACGCCATACCCGCCATACTGGCGTCTGGAGGCGGCGCAGTGCTCAACCTGTCTGCCGTGAACGGAGCCGTAGGCATACCCGGCATTGCGCCGTATACCGCAGCAAAGCACGCGGTGCTCGGCCTGACCCGGTCAGCTGCCTTGGAGTATGCGACGGCCGGGGTGCGCATTAACGCCATCGCGCCGGGATATGTAGACACACCACGCATGAAGGAACTGCCGGATGATGTGCGTCAGCAAATGGCGGCAACGCACCCCATGGGACGCATGGCCGAACCGTCTGAAGTTGGCAGGACGGCAGCCTTTCTTTTGTCCGATGAAGCCTCTTTTATCACTGGCGGATTTTATCCTGTGGATGGCGGGTATAC
- the queD gene encoding 6-carboxytetrahydropterin synthase QueD, translating to MSKKLWRLTVRDDFSAGHALRHYEGKCERMHGHNFAVELTVEGEKLAAGTEMLLDFKVLKKGLKAVLDALDHRLLNETPPFDRINPSSENLARHIWQGMEALLAAHDDPQAQLVRLYSVTVSEKGAQSATYLETN from the coding sequence ATGTCAAAAAAACTCTGGCGTCTTACGGTACGAGATGATTTTTCCGCAGGGCACGCGCTGCGACACTACGAAGGCAAGTGCGAGCGCATGCACGGCCATAATTTTGCCGTGGAGCTTACCGTAGAAGGCGAAAAACTTGCTGCTGGCACCGAAATGCTGCTGGACTTCAAGGTACTGAAAAAAGGCCTCAAAGCAGTGCTGGACGCCCTTGACCACCGCCTGCTCAACGAAACGCCGCCCTTTGACCGCATAAATCCTTCATCGGAAAATCTGGCGCGCCATATCTGGCAGGGCATGGAAGCGTTGCTGGCAGCCCACGACGACCCGCAGGCACAGCTTGTACGCCTGTACAGCGTTACTGTTTCCGAGAAGGGCGCGCAAAGCGCCACCTATCTGGAAACAAATTAG
- a CDS encoding MarR family winged helix-turn-helix transcriptional regulator, with product MHGEYLEESYIPFQCLVISALNRFSVGGVSTAQYQVLDALASCESKTTKELAALRGISQSGASKLTKRLLDKKYIEQKRSEHDRRSYHISITDEGRGFLERAEKFRSEILVRIEDALSPEEIKMFSDLCRKITGSENSCCKE from the coding sequence ATGCACGGCGAATACCTCGAAGAATCCTATATTCCCTTTCAATGCTTGGTAATCAGCGCGCTCAACAGGTTTAGTGTTGGCGGCGTATCCACGGCGCAGTATCAGGTGCTGGACGCTCTGGCATCCTGTGAAAGCAAAACCACCAAAGAACTGGCAGCTCTTCGGGGCATATCGCAGTCAGGGGCCTCAAAGCTGACCAAGCGCTTGCTTGATAAAAAATACATTGAACAGAAAAGAAGCGAGCATGACAGGCGTTCGTACCACATATCTATCACAGATGAGGGAAGGGGCTTTCTTGAGCGGGCCGAAAAATTCAGAAGTGAAATTCTTGTGCGCATAGAAGACGCTTTGTCGCCAGAGGAAATCAAAATGTTTTCCGATCTTTGCCGCAAGATTACTGGTTCGGAAAATTCGTGCTGCAAAGAGTGA
- a CDS encoding ion channel — translation MASLLCVFVFNIFFPDNIYGGMAQSIYLPFQLLAGLVLFEFKRRVIWLIVLFGVLLMICRSLNLFFASSLLAEVLLLYICFFGSVTLEVFRQIARAHMVTTRIVYAAVCGLMLIAYCGFYLFLAIEFATPGSFNGLGEGENAINNLFYFSYITILTIGYGDITPNTWIAKNAVVLVGFIAYVYSIVVIATIVGRVQRVPHPTPTGQDSGMPKAVPPASHAVAGAQGAQTAQANPQANTQTAAHAGQGTAHAVTDTPAHTGTHTTDQAPQGSMQQHVAQGFGSGHSQS, via the coding sequence ATGGCTTCCCTTCTTTGCGTTTTTGTTTTCAACATTTTTTTCCCCGACAATATATATGGCGGCATGGCCCAGTCCATCTATTTGCCGTTTCAGTTGCTGGCCGGACTGGTGCTCTTTGAATTCAAAAGGCGCGTCATCTGGCTCATCGTGCTTTTTGGCGTGTTGCTGATGATCTGTCGGTCGCTGAACCTCTTTTTTGCCAGCAGTCTGCTGGCGGAAGTGCTGCTGCTTTACATCTGTTTTTTTGGCAGCGTGACTCTTGAGGTTTTTCGGCAAATTGCCCGCGCCCATATGGTCACCACCCGCATAGTTTACGCGGCCGTGTGCGGCCTCATGCTCATCGCCTACTGCGGTTTTTACCTCTTCCTGGCCATTGAATTTGCCACCCCCGGCTCCTTCAACGGTCTGGGCGAAGGCGAAAATGCCATCAACAATCTTTTCTATTTCAGCTACATCACCATTCTGACCATAGGCTACGGCGACATCACGCCCAACACCTGGATCGCCAAAAATGCGGTGGTGCTGGTGGGCTTTATTGCCTACGTCTACTCCATTGTGGTCATAGCCACCATTGTGGGCAGAGTGCAGCGGGTGCCGCACCCCACCCCAACAGGACAAGACAGCGGCATGCCCAAGGCAGTTCCCCCTGCTTCTCATGCAGTGGCAGGCGCGCAGGGTGCACAAACCGCTCAGGCAAACCCTCAGGCCAATACCCAGACGGCAGCGCATGCCGGACAGGGCACCGCACATGCCGTAACAGATACCCCCGCACATACCGGAACACATACCACAGACCAGGCGCCCCAAGGCTCGATGCAGCAACATGTGGCGCAAGGCTTCGGCTCCGGCCACAGCCAATCCTGA
- a CDS encoding ABC transporter permease, whose translation MAGRSTVSSASPLAKGFWARAAARLGDFFPRLNVRRMAVIVRKELLVLLCNRVSRMLIIVPPLMQIVIFGWAATMEVRNVDVAVLNYDSGRWSRDILHAIEGSPTFRGVGHLQGEGQIRPAIDQQKALFVLVFDEEFSRRIDRGEPAEAQVILDGRRSNAAQIAAYYLERMVAQVAAATPRGEAMQSAAAEVPRLDIRMRCWFNPNLEFQWFFLPNLIGMLSFMLGLVVTGLSVAREREVGTFDQLLVSPAIPTEIALAKLVPGCLIGMIHGTIFLLISVFGFGVPFTGSVVLLYLAMLVFAAAAGGVGLMVSSLSATQQQAFLGAFTVGVPCILISGSVTPVMNMPLFLQHASQLNPLRHFTAITQGVFLKDITVAAAAVSLGKITCISIVTVGVAVWMFRRKA comes from the coding sequence ATGGCGGGGCGCAGCACGGTATCTTCTGCTTCCCCCCTGGCCAAGGGGTTTTGGGCGCGGGCGGCTGCCCGCCTTGGCGATTTTTTTCCTCGCCTGAATGTGCGGCGCATGGCCGTCATTGTGCGCAAGGAACTGCTGGTACTGCTGTGCAACCGCGTTTCGCGCATGCTTATTATTGTGCCGCCCCTCATGCAGATTGTGATCTTCGGCTGGGCAGCCACGATGGAAGTGCGCAATGTGGACGTGGCCGTGCTCAACTACGACAGCGGGCGCTGGAGCCGCGACATACTACACGCCATTGAAGGGTCGCCTACCTTTCGCGGCGTCGGGCATTTACAGGGCGAAGGGCAGATACGCCCGGCCATAGATCAGCAAAAAGCGCTTTTTGTACTGGTTTTTGATGAGGAATTTTCGCGCCGCATTGATAGGGGCGAACCAGCGGAGGCGCAGGTTATTCTGGACGGACGGCGCTCCAATGCCGCGCAGATTGCGGCCTATTATCTTGAGCGCATGGTTGCCCAGGTAGCGGCTGCCACGCCGCGCGGTGAGGCCATGCAAAGCGCTGCCGCCGAGGTTCCCCGGCTGGATATACGCATGCGCTGCTGGTTTAACCCCAACCTGGAATTTCAATGGTTTTTTCTGCCCAACCTGATCGGCATGTTGAGTTTTATGCTGGGGCTGGTAGTCACAGGGCTTTCCGTAGCGCGTGAACGTGAGGTGGGCACTTTTGACCAACTGCTGGTTTCGCCTGCCATACCCACTGAGATTGCCCTGGCCAAGCTGGTTCCCGGCTGCCTTATCGGCATGATACACGGCACCATATTTTTACTTATTTCAGTGTTTGGCTTTGGCGTGCCATTTACCGGGTCAGTGGTGCTGCTCTATCTGGCCATGCTGGTATTTGCGGCAGCTGCGGGCGGGGTGGGGCTTATGGTGTCCTCACTGTCGGCCACACAGCAGCAGGCTTTTCTGGGCGCGTTTACAGTGGGGGTGCCCTGTATACTTATTTCAGGCTCAGTGACGCCCGTTATGAATATGCCCCTGTTTTTGCAGCATGCCAGTCAGCTGAATCCTTTGCGGCATTTTACGGCCATCACGCAAGGGGTTTTTCTTAAAGACATCACCGTGGCTGCGGCGGCGGTCAGCCTGGGCAAGATAACCTGCATCAGCATTGTGACTGTGGGCGTGGCGGTATGGATGTTCCGGCGCAAGGCATAG
- a CDS encoding WcbI family polysaccharide biosynthesis putative acetyltransferase — MPQALCLLHANCQGEALRPLLENTPAFARRFAVRHYVNYTRENIDDGNLNQCALFLYQRLAPKWGDISTDQILPRLPKSCQPIEIPNLFFKGYWPFWTNKTDINFGDSLLESLLARGLTPEEALHVYLRATPAIMGDVAAVAEESLRREEEKQVESPIVCAPLLRELWQQEQLFITVNHPGRTLLFHVADSLLRLLGLGGLPQETRRAYVHPLEDFWLPIHPKAGAVLRLPFASATRRYPAYQTSLTHAQYTGCYLACRGHNTTDLITFLKNLPPEHDA; from the coding sequence ATGCCACAGGCTCTCTGTCTTCTGCACGCCAATTGCCAGGGCGAAGCATTGCGGCCCTTGCTGGAGAACACCCCGGCCTTTGCGCGGCGCTTTGCCGTCCGCCATTACGTCAATTACACGCGGGAAAATATTGACGACGGCAATTTGAACCAATGCGCGCTCTTTCTTTATCAGCGCCTTGCTCCAAAATGGGGCGACATTTCCACCGATCAGATTCTGCCCCGCCTGCCAAAGAGCTGTCAGCCTATTGAAATTCCAAATCTTTTTTTTAAAGGATATTGGCCGTTCTGGACCAACAAGACGGACATCAACTTTGGCGACAGCTTGCTTGAAAGCCTGCTTGCGCGTGGTCTGACCCCGGAAGAAGCGCTGCATGTATACTTGCGCGCCACACCAGCCATTATGGGCGATGTGGCCGCCGTGGCAGAAGAAAGCCTGCGGCGTGAAGAAGAAAAGCAGGTCGAAAGCCCTATTGTTTGTGCGCCGTTATTGCGTGAACTGTGGCAGCAAGAGCAGCTTTTCATCACCGTTAACCACCCGGGCCGTACCTTGCTGTTTCATGTGGCCGACAGCCTGCTGCGCCTGCTCGGTTTGGGCGGCCTGCCGCAAGAAACCCGGCGTGCCTATGTGCACCCGCTTGAAGACTTCTGGCTGCCCATACACCCCAAAGCCGGAGCAGTTTTGCGCCTGCCCTTTGCCTCCGCCACACGGCGCTACCCGGCGTACCAGACCAGTCTGACCCATGCGCAATATACTGGCTGTTATCTGGCATGCAGAGGCCACAATACAACGGATCTGATAACTTTTTTAAAAAATCTGCCGCCCGAGCATGATGCCTGA